Below is a window of Fulvitalea axinellae DNA.
AGGCGCCGATGGCTTCTAGGTTTTCCATTTCTTTAACCCTGATTAGCCTGTCCCTGACCCTTGTGTCGGGAATCTGCGGGATTATTTTTTCGACCAAACAAGATTTGCCGTTCCAGTTTCCGTTGAGAATCTCCCTTATGGCCAGAACTACGCATTTTGCCCCAACGTACGCTTCGTCATTGTGATGGGTGAGAAAACAAATATCCCGAACAATTGAATAATCTATTTCGTCAAGAAAGGCCAGTGGAGCTATGCGCATGGCGGGCCCATTCCCGGCCGCATATTCGCCTTTTCGTCCCGCAAGACTCCAATGAGCGCCAACATCCAAGGCCCTGAAGGCTCCCAAAGTACTGGCGCCAAGTCCCGATAATTTGCCTTTTCTAAAGTCGCTTAAGAATTTATCCGCTATCGTTTCCGGACTAATCTCCGCCGTCTCGGTCATAGCCTCAACCGTAGCCAATGTCAATTGCGTATCATCGGTAATCTGCCATTTGGGCTCTTGGGTTTTCGGTTTTCCAAAAAGGTAATATGCCGATTCGTTTTCTTTAGTCAAATACTCGTAGCCACTGCCGTAAGCGTCTCCGATAGCGCCCCCGAGTATGCATCCTTCGAACTGATCCGCCTTGTTCATGAATTGGGTTTTGAAAGCTTTCGCAAAGATATAGAGATTATTTGTTTGGAGCCGATTAGTCCATGGTCCTGAATTCCGAAGGCAACATGCCGGTGTTTTTTTTGAAAAAACGGGTGAAGTACGAAGGGTCTTCGTAGCCAAGCTGGAAGGCGATTTCGTTTACGCTGAGCGCTGTCTGCTTTAGTAAAACCTTAGCGCCCAATACCAAGGCTTTTGTTAGCCAATCCCGAGCCGTTTCCCCCGTTAATTGTTTTACGGTTTTGTTCAGGTGGTTGGGAGAAACGTGCAGTTTGTCGGCATAAAACTTTACAGAATGCTCTTTTGAGATATGTTTGAAAATGACGCTCTTGAAACTGTTCATCAAATCTTCCTGCCGTGAAAAATTACTGATGTCAATCTGTTCCGGAAGAGCGCTGTTCAGCTCAAATAGCATGGCGACCAAATACGCTCTGAGTTTGCCCGCGTTGTGCGGTCCATGGTACTCTTGGTGCATCCTTTCCAAAATACTGGAAACGGCTTCAAACGTATCCTGATTAAGGGTCAGGGCGTGATGATGCATGAACTGGTTTAGCCTTTCGAACTGTTTGGTGACATTGGTGGTGAATTGCGATTGGATAAGAAAATCGTAACTGAAATGACAATAGAAGCCTTGTACGTCCTTTGAAAAACCCAAAAGGGAGGTGATTTGGTCTTGTTGCCAGAGATGTGCCTGGCCTTTGCGGACCTTCACCTCGTTGAGGTTGCACATCTTGGTCATCTCACCGTCAGTTATGAGGTAGAATTGGGAAACCTCCCTTCGGTAAGGAGGTATGGGCAATTTAATTATGTTCTTGAATTCCTCGAATTTGGCTATCAGAAACCTGTCCGGATCCCCTTTGTACAAATGGTCACGTTCGCTTCCTTTTTCAAAGAATTTTTCCCTGAACTCGCTTGTCGAAAATTTTGATATGCTTGATTCCTGTGCGTTGCGTTTCATTCTGCTCATCTATCTCCAAACTTAATAGGTAACGCCTTGATTGTCGATACGTTAGATTGTTTTGTTCTGTTATTCGATTGTTTTAAGCTAATTCTATGAGGGGGATATGGTTTAAATTTGTAGCAAAACAAAAGATAATGCAATGAATAAATTTAATTTTAATCATTTACTGCTTTTTATAGCAACGGTAATTGTGGGTGTTGGATGCGACAAATGTGACGATACTGATCCGCAAGACCCCGATGACGGAAAGAAACAGATGTTTGTGACTTCGGCGATGACAACCGATACGCAAATGACGCTGAAAAGCGTATTCTTCGTAAACGAAAGACTGGGTTACGCCACCGGCGGAGATCCTCTTATGTATCCAAAGTCGAGATGTGTTATTCTTAAGACCGTGGACGGCGGTGAAAACTGGAATACGGTTTGGGACAAGACATACGACCATCCGGGAGTGATTGCCGAATCCGTTTACGCAACGTCCGAAGACGATGTTTTCGTGGCTTATTCGAATGCCGCTATTTTTAGAAGTGGCGACGCTGGAGCCTCATGGGAAAAAGTGTGCGATTATTCTCACAAAAAATCGAGGCTAACGGGCATTGCCTTCAGTGACGCAAATAACGGTATGGCAGTGGGCAATTTGTCTAACGGAACGGAAGGTTATATCCTGACTACGTCGGATGGGGGCGAACACTGGGATGATCCGCTGGATCCGCACTGGCGTAAGTCTTCGACGGAGTCGAACGTTTTAAAAGAAGCGGTTAAAAACAATCCTTTTTCATCGATTAATTTTTTCCACGGAAACCAGATGGAAGTGACGACTTATTTGACGGGCGGATTGTTGAACCGTGGGGTCGTTACGTCACATCAAAAAAGTTCAGATCAATGGAACGTGATGGAACCGAACAACCCTACGGCGCCTCGATTTGAGGATTTGGCGGTTGAGTACAAATTCATTGTGGCTGTGGGAAGTAACGGCGTTATTAGCGGAAACAATGAAAAAGGTGCGATGTATGCTTCTAAAGACGGTGCGGGTGCGCAATGGTTGCCCATAGATTATGGAGCCGATAACAAGCTGAAAGCGGTGGGACTCAAGAATAACACTATCGTGGCTGTGGGTTGGAATAAAGCCAATAATTTGACAAAGCCCGAGTTCGTGACTGTGTCTTTGGACAAAGGGGACACGTGGCAACGAATTCAGCACGACCACGTAACCGCAGGTTGGGAGGATGTTTTTATGGTCTCGGATAAGAAAATATTTATGGTGGGAAGCAAAGGCCTGATCATGAAGCTGGAAATCAATGCGGGTTCATGATCCGCAAATGCCCAAATTGTGTTTTCTCATAATAACCTTAAAACCCCGATAGGTCTATGATTCTGGCTTGAACATGGCTTTAAGCCGAAAACCGAAAGCGGAACCTTAATGTGGTTCCGCTTTTATATAGCGAGATGCTATAAGAGGTATTAGTCTATGGAGCTCAGTAGAGGCGATTTTTTTGGCTGGAATAAGAAGAAGCTTTGTTCGTTCGGATAAGGCGTTTTGATTTGTTTGTAAGGTTAAGTTCCATTTACCCGTATGTCCCTGAAAAGGAGTGAAAACCATAATTTCCAATAAATGAAAAAGGGCCCGCTTGGGCCCTTTAGGATTAAATCAAACCGATCTATATAAAGAAGCAATTGCCTAGCTATAGCGTTTTCGACCTCTTAATAAAAGAGCTTTACGACAGCGCTAAGATTTGAGCGGGTAAAGGCGGAAGTGATGACTTTTTCCCCTGCCTGGACCGTAAGTTTTTTGATTCCGTAAACGTCTTCTTTGAGAAGTCCTCCGAAATAGCGGATCACACGTGTTTTGTAATCGAGATCATCGATTTTTTTCAGGTTGATTAGTGTATGGGTGTCTTCCGATTTCTGTACGCTGTCGGGTTTTACCGTTACGGTCATTGTGCCGGTTTCTTTGGACAAGCTCACAGCGATAGTTTTGCCGTGGAAATCGCTTTTGTCGAGGACTTGTTGTTCTACTGCTTGAACTACGGCGTCTTTCTGGAGACCTTCGCAAAGACCTTGTGCCGTGAGGGTAAGAAGAAGTGCTATGGCTAGAATCAGGCTTTTCATGGCATTGTATGTTTGTCGGTTATGCCAAATCTAATCCATAGGGCGTGCCAAATATCAGAATCGGCCTTTACGGGGGCGCTGAGGTGGTTTGTCTTTGGGGTTGCAAAAAACAGTGTATCGTTATCGGACATTTTTTATGTTGGATTTTGTTCGGTTTTGGAGCATTAACGGGGCGGTATAGATTTGTGTGATTGCGTCAGTTCCGTACCTGTTGTGTTTTGCCGTTGAGTGAGACGGTCTGTTGGCTGAAGCCTATATGCATTTTTAGCTCCGGTTTCATTTTTTACACGGTTTACGGGGTGTTTCCGAAAGGAAAAAAAGACGAAATTTATTTCTGATTCTAAGGTCTGTGGATACGTAGGTCACGATGATGACCTGGACCTGCATTCGTTTTGCGATTCCACGGAAATGCTTCTGAAGATCCGATAATTATGACCGACACTATTAACTATCAATACGCCGTAGCCTCGGCATTGCGTAAAACCGCCGAGGCCGACGAACTTTTGCTTTCGGAATACAGCGAACTGGAACGGAAAACCGGAGCGCCGTGTTTTTTCTGGGGAAAATTGGCCGATCCGTATATCACCGCCCGGTGCCTGATTACTCTGTCGAAGGTAGTGCAGTCCAGCTTTAACCTTTCGCCTTTTCAGCTCGCGTTATTGAAAGACCCGGTGGTGACGGCAGGAAACGATACGATACGGTTCGAAGGTTTTTCGCATTGCGCCGGGGTTTACGCGCGTGTAGATGTATTGCCGGATGGCCATGACGGAGAGTTTTTGGACCAAGGCACTACCAATGTCGATTTTAACCAACCCATGATTGGTGCTTTGGGCAGTGTGCGCCGAAAAGAGGATGTGATGTTGGCCGTAGGGCAAAAATCGGTGAGCGTGGAGACGTCCGGCGCCAAGGTGGTTGAGCGGAAAGTGCCTTTGCCCACAAAGTGGATAAAAGGAATGACCACTGTCCAGCTGTATCTAGCCGATAGCGAGGAACGTTTCCGCCTTAACCGTTTGCAGGCTTTACAACTTTTCAGAAGCGTTCCGAAAAGCAAAGTGAAAACGGATTATTTTTTGGGAATGAGAGGCACCCGCCCGGTCTTGTCGCCCGCCAAGATGCCCGACGGCGTTTGCGTGGGTGGTGTCCATCGTTTGCGCCTTGTCGAAGGCCTTTTGCCTTTGGTTGACGAGGTCCGGGTTTTCGCTCATAAAGACATGCAGTCCACTACTTGGCAATTGTATTTTGGGCCGGTTCGCTTCAATATCACGCTTTCCCGTGATGCTTGGCGGGGCTTCTCGGGCGAGGGTGCCGCTTTGGAATCTTTGATGGAAGATGTTCCCGAAACATTGATCCGCCGTTTCGACAATTACAGCTTTGCGAACCAAAGTTTCAACGCCACGATGACCGCTATCCAAACCGATGTCGATTTTGCGAAAATCGATCAATTGACGGCGAGGCTGTCGGCGATGGGGCTTTTGGGCTTTGATTTGGATGATAACGCTTTTTACTATCGTCGCCTTCCATTCAAAATGGAGCGAATCATGAGCTTGAACCCGAGGGCGAAAGGCGCCGAAAAACTCTTGGAAAAAGGCAAAGTAACGATCGTAAGCAAAGACCCGGATAGGGTGGAGGCCAGGGTTGAGGGAAGCGGTGTCCGCCACACAATCGTGATTAAGGGGGAGAAAGCCCAATGTACCTGCGCTTGGTATGCCAAAAACCAAGGGGAACGGGGAGCTTGCAAGCATGTGCTGGCTGTGAAAAAGATGTTAAACACGAAGTAAGAAAGCCGGAGAGATGGAACTGGAAAAAGAACTGGAGAGGATAGTTGAGCGTGGAAAATGGGATGGCGGAATTAAGTTTTTGACGGAAATCGGTGCGGAAGGTCGCAAGGCGATAGCGAAAAAGGCTAAAGCTTTGGCGAAGGATTATAACCGCTATGATAACAATCTGTACGACGGCTACAAGGGATCCGTATATCAGCGCCGGTTGCTTAGCGGTATAGTCTTCACGTGTCTGACGGAGCGGGACTTTAGCAAATTCTCGACGGTGTTTTTAAAACAAGAGGAAATCGGAGAGCTTCTGGCCATTACCCCGACAAATTGGTTTAGTGATTATCTAAACAGGTTTGCCGAGCGAGAGGAAGGTTACGTGCCGTTAGGGATAAAATACGATTGGTTGTTGGAAATGAGCCGGAAAGGCTGGCTGAGCCCTAGTAAAATGCTGTGGGCCAGGTGCCTGGACAGGTGGAGCCCAATTTATCGAGACAACGAATTCTTCATGCGCCAGAGTGTAGAGATGCTGACGAAGTACGATGAGACCTTGGCCGAACATATCTGGTACTTTTTTGATACGCCTTCCGAATTTTATTATGCGGTGGTGGACTGGACGCCGGGAAAGGCAAACGAAAGCGTTTGGTTGACTGTATTCAAGGAACTTGTCAATTTAGGGCTGGTTGACAGGGTACGTTTGATGCGGGAGTGCTTGAAAGGCACGATCCAAGGATTCAACAAACCGCAGACAGGTTGGTATATGCATTGTTTTGAAGCGATGAACCCGACGGAAAAAGACGTCTTGGAACTGTCTGGAGAGATGATGTCAGCCTTGAGTAGTCCCCAAAGCAAGGTACCGAACACAATTCTTAAATTTTTCAAAAAACATTGTAGCGTTTCCGGTTTTGACCATGAGGCTTTTCTCGACTACGCTTCCATGCTGTTGAATCACGAGACAAAATCGGTGGTCAATAGCGCGTTGATGATTTTGGATAAGCAACTGAAACTGCACGTTGACGGTTTTGACAGGATTGCACTGACGGTAGCGGAGGCTTTGTCTCATACGGACGCTTCGGTTCAGGTGCGGGCTTCTAAAATATTGAAAAAATGTGCGGGAAAAACCGATGATATTCCGAGCGTTATAGCTCCGTATTCCGAGAGTCTGGTTTATGAGGCCAAAGAGTTACTTTCGGACTATCTGGAAGAAAATGAGCCCGAAAACGTGGAGGTATGGGACGAAACGGAGCCGGTAGAATCCCCGATCCGCAAGGAAAGCATATTGGAGAGCCCGAAAGATATTGAGGCGCTGACTTTTTTGTTGACCCAAGTGTTCGAACACAATGACGATAGCCATTTCGATTTGGCTTTGGACGGAGTCGTGCGCTTGGATCAAGATTGGGCGGATTCTGATGTCTCTGTTTTGGGGCCTGTGTTACAAAAAGCCTATAAGGTTGCCAGTACGCCGTGGGAGCAGAAAATCGGACATACGAATTACCTTTTCGCTTTGTTTTTTCTCGAATATTCCGACCGTCTTATCGACCGTTTTCCGGAAGGAGCAAAAGGATTGCTGAAAATCAGAGACAAATTCTATAAAGAAAAACAACGCTGGAAGTCGGAGAAAACTTTGGAATCCGGGGCATACAGGTTCCGAACTTGGCAAACCGACGGAAAGCTAAGTTACTCCTCCGTTTATTTTTTGTTCAAACAGCGATTGGTCGAGGCTTTGGAATTGATCGACGTTAAGTTGAATCTTCCATTATTGTCTACGCCGACGAATGACCCGCATTGGGTAGATCCGAGAGCGCTTGCGGGTAAACTAAAGTTGTGGCAAATAGCGGAAGCCAAGCCAAAACATTGGGACGCGCAATTGGCAATGAGTCGAGTCGTTTTGGAAGGGGCCGAAAGCATCTTGCCTTATATTGAAGAAGGCTTGACTGGTGAATGGCGTGACCTTTTGCTGTTCTTATTCGATAAGGAAGCCTTGCCGAAAGGAGAAATCAATAACGAAGCGCATTGGTGGACCGCTGGTGTGACGAAGGCTCCCGAAACGGAATTCAAAGCGTTTGAGAATTTTAAAATGGCTAACTCGGACCGCAAGCTTTATAGCGGTGACTATGACTGGCGGATGAAGGACGACTTTGTCAAGGAGTGGGGCTGGGATGCGAAATTGAAAAAATATAGAGAATTGGAAATTCCGAAAACCTCTTTGGAAATAGATATTCCGGAGCACAGGGTCCGATTGGACCAAAGCCTGCTTGCGAAGAAAATGCCTGAGATTTCGGTTTATCCGTTGCTTTATGTTAACAACAGGTGGCATAACGGTTTGCCCAAAGACATTTCCAGAATCCTTGGACTGGCGCCTTACCGTTCCGAATTGGTTGCCGGAACTTTGCTGGCGCAATATTCCCGTTTTCCCGAGCCCGAGGGGGAAGACGACAAACGCATTATGCAACGTTTAGTCGATTTTTATAATGATCACCCTTGCGAAATGGGCGAAATGGGGCACTTGTGTGTCGCCGCGGGATTGGTGAACTCAGATAAAACCACTAGGGCTTTGGCCTCCGAAGTATGGATTCGGCAAACGCAACGGGGCTTGTGCGATTCCGAATCGCTGGGCAAAATGTTGGGAACAATGTACTCCCGGAATTTCGCTCCAATGAAACGCCTTACCGACACGTTGACACAACAGTTATTGCATATGTCTCCATGGTTGGATTTGCGCCTACAGACGGTTTTGGAAAATGCTTTGGCAAAACTGCCAAACGATCCGGTAAGAGGCTTGAAAAAACTTTTGGAACAATATCAGGAGCTGTTGAGAAAAAATAAATCCAGTGTGCCGGAAACCCTGAATGGAAAGTTGGACGCTTGGGCGGAGACGAAAAGTTTGGCAAAGACGGTCAAATCTTTAATGGCAATGGCCTGATAACCGATACCCAGATTTTTCATCCTAAACGTTAGTCGAATGACAACTTCCGTACAGGCTCAATTGGAAGAAATAGTAGTGCGAGGCGATGTGGAAGGCGCTTTGTCGATGTTCCGGACTTTGGATAATGAAAGTCAAAAAGGCTTGGCTCCTTTGGTCAAGAGTCTTTACGCTTATTATAGCGAAGAGGTCGAAAATGAGAAAGACCGATGGGGCCCAAGAGCTACAAATGAGCAAGACAAAGTGTTGCATCTGGCAATGTTGTTCACTTTTCCTAAGACGGAATTATCCAAAATACCGATTTTGCGAAGCGACTTCCGGGAAGTGGAGTCTTTGCTCTCGTTTTATATCCCCGAAGGTTTTGGCGAAATGCTGAACGAATCGGCCAAGAGAGGGTGGCTTCGCTATCGGATAACCTATGGATGGGTAATGAGCCTGAAGGAACGGGGGATACTTGATCCTTGCCCTGAACTGATTGTGCGTACGCTTTTGCCATGTATTGGCGGTGTGACACCCAAGGGGCGAGAGATATTCAGTATCGAGAGGTTATATGAATTCCCGGAGACCTTACGATCACATGTCTGGCTGTTTTTTAGTCATTACTCCGTCATTTTCGATCATTCGGCAGTGGGTGCGGAAGGAGAGAAACGTACCTGGAAAAATGCGTTTTTGACGTTATCCACTAATGGAGATCTAGATAGGTTGCGCTTATTGAGGGAATGTTTATTGGCCGTCCCGCGTAATCTTAGCAAGTTTTTGAATAATTGGTATTTGGAACTTTTCAAGGATTTGAATCCAAAAGCTTCGGAGATTCTGGGCTTGCAGACGGAACTGAACGCTTTGTTTTCGTTGGGGCATAACGGAGCGATGTGTTTGGCGCTTCATTCCTTGAAAAAGAGTTGTACCCATCCCGATTTTTCCCGGCAGGAATTTCTTGAAAATTGTCCTTTGGCTCTGGCCAGCCAAACTTTGGGTGTAATTAATGAATGTATTTCCGTTTTGGATAAATTAACCGGGAAATATCCAAGAGAAGCGTTAGAGGTTTTCCGGATAGCCTCCGAAGCGTTGACCCATCCGAAAGCCAATGCTCAAGTCAGGGTAGCGAGGCTGATCCGAAAACACGCTACTCTGGATTTGGAGCGGGAAATACGGGAAATGTTGGAGCCTTATTCCGAATATGTTTGTGCGGAAGCCAAAGAGCTTTTGTCTGAATATCTCGAAAATACAGAATCAACATTACCAAAGGAGGGAAAAGGTACTTTGCCAGCGGTTTTATCCGACGAAAACCGGATCGAATATCCTGAAAATATCGAGGAATTCGTTTTTTTCCTAAGCCAGGTATTCGATCAGCGTAATGTCCATTCTTTTGATATATTTCTGGATTCTTTGGTTCGGTTTTATCCTGAAATCAACCCTGAAGATCTGCCGAAATTCGATCCGGCATTGCAAAAATCATTAAGGGTAAGCGCGGGTGTCGCAAGTAATCGGGCTAGTTTCACCGATCGGGTTATGGCCGTTACTTTTTTGGAATATTCCGGATTGTTGATCGAGCGTTTTCCGGAGGGTAGCAAGACTTTACGGGGGCTACGCGACCGGTTTTTGAAAGCAGACAAAGCGAAACATCCCGTGAAGTATTTTCCAAATAGAGGAAATCGTTTTTATCTGGAAACCTGGAGCTTGGCAGGGCAACACCCTTTTCTCCATATCTTTTACAAACGGGCGTTAGAAGCGCTTCGACTTTTGCGTAAAGGAAAAACGCTACCCTTGCTAGCCTCTCCGACGCATAAACCCGCCTGGATTTGTCCTGATACGTTGATTGAAAAAACAAAACTATGGCAAGATGCGGGAGAGGAACTTTGCGTATTGGATTGGGAAAACGCTATCGCAAGATTGGCATTCGAAAATAACCCAAAGATTCCGAAAAAGGCTTTGTCGGAAATTCAAGGTCAGCCGGGCGAAATATTGACTTATATGCTGAATGGGGAATCGTCAGATATAAAAAATCCAGAAAGCGTATGGTCTACGGCCTCGATCACGAAAAATGAGGAACCTGCGAAAGGTTATGTTTTTACGGACGAACCAAGAAGATATTATTATTGGGAAACGAAACCAAAAGGAAAAGAGGAACGCAGAAAAATATTGGATTTCGAAGGCGTTGAGTATTGCCATGAAGTGGAAGATATAAGCTATCCATTCAAAGGCGAAAACATGGATGGCTTTTATTCTTCCATTGGTTTGAGTCGTGTCAAGTTAGGGCATCTGGGAATCGATACCCTGCGTTATTTGGCTTTGGCGCCCCATCATCATGAAAAGCTTTTGGCGGCGGTTGTGGCTAATGGTTTTCGTTACTCTGACAGTTTGAACGAAGCTTCCACTTGGTTGGTCTCAACTTCGGTTCTGAATTATCTTTTGGAATATAGCCAAGAGCCGTTTCAACGATCGGAAACCCTATTTCTGGCTTTGATAGCCACTGGCCCGAGCAAAGAATTGAGAGAACAATCCGTTGGGCTTTGGGAACGTGGCGTCTATTTCGGATTACTGGATGA
It encodes the following:
- a CDS encoding DUF6493 family protein → MELEKELERIVERGKWDGGIKFLTEIGAEGRKAIAKKAKALAKDYNRYDNNLYDGYKGSVYQRRLLSGIVFTCLTERDFSKFSTVFLKQEEIGELLAITPTNWFSDYLNRFAEREEGYVPLGIKYDWLLEMSRKGWLSPSKMLWARCLDRWSPIYRDNEFFMRQSVEMLTKYDETLAEHIWYFFDTPSEFYYAVVDWTPGKANESVWLTVFKELVNLGLVDRVRLMRECLKGTIQGFNKPQTGWYMHCFEAMNPTEKDVLELSGEMMSALSSPQSKVPNTILKFFKKHCSVSGFDHEAFLDYASMLLNHETKSVVNSALMILDKQLKLHVDGFDRIALTVAEALSHTDASVQVRASKILKKCAGKTDDIPSVIAPYSESLVYEAKELLSDYLEENEPENVEVWDETEPVESPIRKESILESPKDIEALTFLLTQVFEHNDDSHFDLALDGVVRLDQDWADSDVSVLGPVLQKAYKVASTPWEQKIGHTNYLFALFFLEYSDRLIDRFPEGAKGLLKIRDKFYKEKQRWKSEKTLESGAYRFRTWQTDGKLSYSSVYFLFKQRLVEALELIDVKLNLPLLSTPTNDPHWVDPRALAGKLKLWQIAEAKPKHWDAQLAMSRVVLEGAESILPYIEEGLTGEWRDLLLFLFDKEALPKGEINNEAHWWTAGVTKAPETEFKAFENFKMANSDRKLYSGDYDWRMKDDFVKEWGWDAKLKKYRELEIPKTSLEIDIPEHRVRLDQSLLAKKMPEISVYPLLYVNNRWHNGLPKDISRILGLAPYRSELVAGTLLAQYSRFPEPEGEDDKRIMQRLVDFYNDHPCEMGEMGHLCVAAGLVNSDKTTRALASEVWIRQTQRGLCDSESLGKMLGTMYSRNFAPMKRLTDTLTQQLLHMSPWLDLRLQTVLENALAKLPNDPVRGLKKLLEQYQELLRKNKSSVPETLNGKLDAWAETKSLAKTVKSLMAMA
- a CDS encoding helix-turn-helix transcriptional regulator, translating into MSRMKRNAQESSISKFSTSEFREKFFEKGSERDHLYKGDPDRFLIAKFEEFKNIIKLPIPPYRREVSQFYLITDGEMTKMCNLNEVKVRKGQAHLWQQDQITSLLGFSKDVQGFYCHFSYDFLIQSQFTTNVTKQFERLNQFMHHHALTLNQDTFEAVSSILERMHQEYHGPHNAGKLRAYLVAMLFELNSALPEQIDISNFSRQEDLMNSFKSVIFKHISKEHSVKFYADKLHVSPNHLNKTVKQLTGETARDWLTKALVLGAKVLLKQTALSVNEIAFQLGYEDPSYFTRFFKKNTGMLPSEFRTMD
- a CDS encoding ADP-ribosylglycohydrolase family protein — translated: MNKADQFEGCILGGAIGDAYGSGYEYLTKENESAYYLFGKPKTQEPKWQITDDTQLTLATVEAMTETAEISPETIADKFLSDFRKGKLSGLGASTLGAFRALDVGAHWSLAGRKGEYAAGNGPAMRIAPLAFLDEIDYSIVRDICFLTHHNDEAYVGAKCVVLAIREILNGNWNGKSCLVEKIIPQIPDTRVRDRLIRVKEMENLEAIGALGNDGYVVNSVPLAIAAANQTLAFGPEEIFSKLVSIGGDTDTNCSIAGQIMGTLIGKKAFPDNLIKKLERLAEYPRINRSVKRFIKSKKLVSRGLSLQSALQGLNLSFTFSTPYHDP
- a CDS encoding DUF6493 family protein, whose product is MTTSVQAQLEEIVVRGDVEGALSMFRTLDNESQKGLAPLVKSLYAYYSEEVENEKDRWGPRATNEQDKVLHLAMLFTFPKTELSKIPILRSDFREVESLLSFYIPEGFGEMLNESAKRGWLRYRITYGWVMSLKERGILDPCPELIVRTLLPCIGGVTPKGREIFSIERLYEFPETLRSHVWLFFSHYSVIFDHSAVGAEGEKRTWKNAFLTLSTNGDLDRLRLLRECLLAVPRNLSKFLNNWYLELFKDLNPKASEILGLQTELNALFSLGHNGAMCLALHSLKKSCTHPDFSRQEFLENCPLALASQTLGVINECISVLDKLTGKYPREALEVFRIASEALTHPKANAQVRVARLIRKHATLDLEREIREMLEPYSEYVCAEAKELLSEYLENTESTLPKEGKGTLPAVLSDENRIEYPENIEEFVFFLSQVFDQRNVHSFDIFLDSLVRFYPEINPEDLPKFDPALQKSLRVSAGVASNRASFTDRVMAVTFLEYSGLLIERFPEGSKTLRGLRDRFLKADKAKHPVKYFPNRGNRFYLETWSLAGQHPFLHIFYKRALEALRLLRKGKTLPLLASPTHKPAWICPDTLIEKTKLWQDAGEELCVLDWENAIARLAFENNPKIPKKALSEIQGQPGEILTYMLNGESSDIKNPESVWSTASITKNEEPAKGYVFTDEPRRYYYWETKPKGKEERRKILDFEGVEYCHEVEDISYPFKGENMDGFYSSIGLSRVKLGHLGIDTLRYLALAPHHHEKLLAAVVANGFRYSDSLNEASTWLVSTSVLNYLLEYSQEPFQRSETLFLALIATGPSKELREQSVGLWERGVYFGLLDDGKFGEALGKMYAMEFVPLKRFTDLVSSSMLNLSVEKNQALRKALETMMTLLDDKPIKGLKALLEIYGELVFEANTAVPDTLTEKFEVWGKVNSLKRIINRLTARN
- a CDS encoding SWIM zinc finger family protein, which gives rise to MTDTINYQYAVASALRKTAEADELLLSEYSELERKTGAPCFFWGKLADPYITARCLITLSKVVQSSFNLSPFQLALLKDPVVTAGNDTIRFEGFSHCAGVYARVDVLPDGHDGEFLDQGTTNVDFNQPMIGALGSVRRKEDVMLAVGQKSVSVETSGAKVVERKVPLPTKWIKGMTTVQLYLADSEERFRLNRLQALQLFRSVPKSKVKTDYFLGMRGTRPVLSPAKMPDGVCVGGVHRLRLVEGLLPLVDEVRVFAHKDMQSTTWQLYFGPVRFNITLSRDAWRGFSGEGAALESLMEDVPETLIRRFDNYSFANQSFNATMTAIQTDVDFAKIDQLTARLSAMGLLGFDLDDNAFYYRRLPFKMERIMSLNPRAKGAEKLLEKGKVTIVSKDPDRVEARVEGSGVRHTIVIKGEKAQCTCAWYAKNQGERGACKHVLAVKKMLNTK